Within Methyloversatilis discipulorum, the genomic segment GCCCGCGTTTCGGCGCGGGCAGCGCAGGCGGTGCCGAAGCCAGTCGTCGGGTCGAGCAGCCTGAACAGCGCCTCGGTCACCGCGGGCAATGAATTGCCGTCGCAGCGCAGGCCGGTTTCGCCGTCGAGCACGGCCGAGCCGGTGCCGCCGGCCATGCCGGTCAGCGAGGTCCGGCCGCAGGCCGCCGCCTCGATATAGACCATGCCGAAACCTTCAGTGTCGGCGCCGATGTCGCGGTTGGGCATCGCGAACAGATCGCTCGCCGCGTACCACAGGGGCAGGTCTTCGGCACTGACACCGCCGAGCAGGTGGATGCGTTCCGGCATTGCCGATGCGGCACGGATGCCGGCCAGGTATTCGGCGTCCTCGCCCTTGCCGATCACCGCGTGATGCACATCCAGTCCGCGGCGCACCAGTTCCGGCACCGACTGCATCACGTAGTCGAAACCCTTGCGCCGCGACAGCCGGCCGACCGACAGGATGAGCTTGGCGTCGGGCTTCAGGCCGAGCGAGGCGCGCAGCTTCGAGCCATCCAGCCCCGGGCGGAAGCGCTCGGTGTCCACGCCCGGGTTGATGATGACCACGCGTTCCGGCTGCACACCCATGTCGAGCAACAGGCCGCGCGTGAATTCGCTGTTGGCGATCACCAGCTGGGCGCCGCAGTAGGCCTCGCGCATCGCCTTGACCCGGCGCGGCTGACGCCAGGTGGTGATTTCCTCGCCGTGTGCGTAGATGACGACCGGCAGGCGCAGCAATCTGCCTGCACGCACGGCGACCAGACCTTCGGGCAGCACGCGGCCGGCGTGGATCTGCGTGACCGGATGGCGCCAGCCCACGCTGAGCGTCTTCACGAAGAATTCGAGATAGACCGGCAGCGATTCCGGCCGTAGCCATGGATAGCGCTTGAGCCCGAGGCGATGGATGGTGTTCGGGCTGGCACGGTCGTGCTCTTCGGCACCCGGTACGTCGGCGGTCAGGATGTGCGTGCCGGCGCCGCCCATGCGGCGGTACACCTCGTCGAACCACACGGCGGTCCCGCCCTTGGTGGGCTGGAACAGTTCGGTGATGACCAGAAAGCGGGCGTCGGGCGCGTTCATCGCCTCACCCGTCCAGTCGCGCATTCGGATGCGCGGCCAGCCAGTGTTCGAGCATCATCAGCACCCAGATCATCACGCCATAGTAGGAGGCGTGCTCGCTGCGGTGGCGCTCCAGCAGATGTTTGACGAAGGCGGGCTGCACGACGCCGCGCTGCGCCAGCGCGTCCAGTGCGTCGTGTGCCATGCGGCTCAGTTGCGGGTCCTGTTGCATCCACAGGCCGAAGGGCAGGCCGAAGCCGTGCTTCGATTTGGTGATCGTCGCCTGCGGCAGGAAGTCCTTCAGTGCGTCCTTGAAGAACCAGCGCAGCTGACCATCGCGCACCTTGTAGTCGGCCGGCAGCATGGCCGAGAAGTCCATCAGCCGCTCGTCGAGCAGCGGGTAATGCACCTCGATGTCGGCCAGTTCGCACATGCGCGACACCTTGCGCAGGTCGCTGTCGGCCAGCGTCTGCTTCAGGTCCAGATGCATCATGCGATTGACCATCGCGTTTGATCGCGTGCGGCCGTATACCTCGCGCGCGATCGCGCGCGGGTGGTCCGGGTCGATGCCGCGCAGCAGCCGCTCGGGCAGGATGCGCGACGCGCCCTCGCGTTCGACGTGGTTGAACACTTCCATCCGGTCCGGCAGCGGAATGCTCGCGCGCTGCACGTAGTTGCGGCCCTTGCGTAGCACGCCCACCGCCAGCGCGTCAGGCAGGTGACCGAGCACGCCATTCAGTATCGCGCGCAGCGGCGCCGGCACACGGCCGTAGCGCTCGAACACTTCCTGATCGGCATAGCGCGCATTGCCGCCGAAGATCTCGTCGCCGCCGTCGCCGGCCAGCATCAGCGTCCGGCCGTCGGCGCGCGCCATGCGGGCGCAGAAGTAGGTCGGCACCGCCGAAGCGTTGCCGAAGGGCTCGTCGTAGATGGCTGCGATCTTCGGGATCGCCTCGGCAACGTCGGCCGGGGTGACGTAATACTCGTGCGCGGTGCAGCCGAAATGACCGGCCGCGATGCGCGCGAACTCCATCTCGTCGAAGCCGTCGGCGTCGAAGCCGATGGAATAGGTGTCGGGGCCGCGACCAGCGACACGGGCCATCATGCCGGCGACGGTCGAGCTGTCGGTGCCGCCGCTGAGGAAGGCGCCGACGCTGTCACGGGTGGTCGCGTCGCGCACCGACGATTCGAGCAGTTCGCGGAACTGCGCCGCGTAGCGGGCATAGTCGTCGGGCGTATCGTCGGCGTAGGGCATGCTCCAGTAGAAGCCGGTGCGCAGTGCGCCGTCGCGCAGGTGCACGTATTGCGCCGGCAGCAGCTTGAACACGTCGCGGTAGATGGTGGCCGGCGCTGGCACCATGTGGCAGTAGAGGTAGTCGTACAGCGACTGCGGATCGATCGCCGGGCGCACCGCGGGATGCGCGGTCACCGCGTCGGTCGTTGCACCGAACACCAGTGTGCTGCCGCGCAGCGCGTAGCACAGCTCCTGCGCGCCGACGCGATCGATGGCGAGCAGTGCTTCGTGCCGTGCGCCGTCGACCACGGCGAGCGAGAAGCGTCCGCGCAGCGATTCGAGCAATGCCGGGCCGCGCTCGCGCCAGGCCTGCAGCAGCGACTGCGCCATGCCGGTGTGCGCGGCGCGCGCGGCCAGGTCGGCGTCCGCCCACGACGGCTTGCCGGCCAGTGCCAGCAGCAGGTCGCCGTCCTTGCACACTTCCGTATCGCCGGGACGGGCGCGTACCGCCACCGCGGCGCGGCCTCCGAGACGGAACTGCACGCCCGCATCGGACAGGCCGCCAAGGCGCTCGGCCATGCTGCCGATCAGCCCGGTGCGATCGTCGAGCGGTGCATTGGGAGGATTCGGGCCGTCGAGCCAGCCACAGATCTTGCTCATCGTTCTTCCCTTTCAGTGCGGACGTACTCGCCGGTGTCACCTTCGCGGTACGTCTTCATCGGTGTGCTCCAACCAGGCGGTCGTACAGCCTGCTGTATCCCTGCGCGACGCTGTGCAGCGAGAACTGCTCTTCGGCGATGCGCCGGCCGTTCTCGCCCAAGGCGCGACCGGCCGGTGACAGGCCGCTGCAGACGGCCAGTGCCAGCGCCTGCGGATCGTCCGGCGAATAGGTGTAACCGGTGCGGCCGTGCTGCACCAGATCGCGGGTGCCGCTGACATCCGCGGCGACGCAGGGCAGGCCGCTGGCCATCGCTTCCAGCACCACGTTGGGCAGGCCTTCGCGGTGCGAGGGCAGCACCAGCAGGTCGGCCGCGCGCAGATAGCGCTCGACGTCGGCACTGCGCGGCCGCAGCATGAAGCGCTGTGGCGCCTGCCTGCCGAGTGCGTTCAGGCGGGCGATCAGTTCGCCGTTCGGATCTTCGCGACTCTGCGGGCCGACGGCGACCAGCAGGGCGCAGGTGCCGAAGGCGTCCTGCTGCACCCACTGCGTGGCCAGCCACTCGATATTCTTGCGTGCGTCCATCACCCCTGCGTACAGCGCGACCGGCACGTCGGCCGGCAGACCGAGTTCGGTGCGCAGCGCCTGCCGGTCGGCCGCGTCCGCCGGATGAAAGAGCGCCGTATCGACGCCATTCGGCAGATAGTGGATGCGTTCGGCAGGCAGGCCGCAGTCATTGAATTCGCGCACCAGATCGCGGCTGATCGCGACGCAGGCGTCGACCTGCCGCAGCAGCGCACGGTGCAGCCGGCCGCTCAGCGTGCGGCCGATGTCGTGCAGGTCGTCGTTGGCCAGGCTGGCCTTGACGATGGACTTCAGACCGGCGGCGCGTGCCAGCGGACCGACGATGGCATTCGTGTAATAGGCGCCGTGGCTGTGCAGCACGTCGAACTCGTGGCGGCGTCGCCACACATAGGCACACAGATTGGCCCACAGCCGCAGTTCGCGATGCTTCACGCCGCGCCCGGCATACAGACGGGTGACCGGAAAGCCATCCACCGTGTCGTGCTCAGGCAGATCGCGCCAGCGCACCGTCACGAATTCGACATGATGGCCGAGTCTCCGCAACTGCCGCGCCAGCATCAGCGCCTGCTGCGCAGCGCCGCTGAACTCGGGCGGAAAATAGGTCGAGTACATGAGCACGCGCAGCGGCCGCGCCGCGGCCAGACTGGCGGGCGTGAGGTCCTGCTGGGACGGTGTGCTCGATGCGCTGTGCAGGCTCATGCGGGCCGGAGGCGGTCGGGTGCGTAATGGGCGCCTACTGTAGCCGAGCCTGCGCCCCAGCGACGAGGGAAGATGCCGCACTGCCGGATGTTCGGCCGGTCAGCTGTCGTGCCGCGCCCGCCACGCCGCGAGGTTGATCAGCCCCCATACGCGGTGTGCCGCGTTCGTGTCGCCGGCGATGAAGCGATCGCGCCAGCGGATCACCTCGGCCGGATCGAGGCCGGTTCGTTCGATGGCGGCAGCGTCGCCCAGATGGCGCTGCACCAGGCGATGGTCGTGGCCGCGCAGCAGCGCGACGAGGTCGATATTGAAGCCGCGTTTCGGTGTATCCCAGATGGCTTCCGGCACGTGCCGCGCCAGCAGGTCGCGCAGCAGGCGCTTTTCGCGTCCGGCCTGCCAACTCCACGCCTCCGGCATCGCCTGCAGCAGGCGGCTGACGTCGGCGGCGCCGAACGGGTGCTCGACACGCAGTCCGGTCGCCAGCGCGGCCTGACGGATGCGGTCGTCCGGCTGCGCCTCGCCCTGCAGCACCGACAGGCGCTGCAGATGCGAACTGCCGGCCAACGCCGCGTGTTCGCGGTAGAAGCGGGTGGCCGAAAGGTCGGCCGCGCGACCGGTCAGGCGGGCGATGTCGGTGGCGGTGAAGCCGTTCCAGCGGATGAACAGGTCCTGCGCCACGTCGAAGCGGAACATCCGCGCGTAGCCGCCGAGCAGCGGCAGTGCCTGCAAGGTGCCGGCGATGACGCGGCGCAGCGGCGCCGGGACGCGGGCCACGTGGTCGTGGGCGATGCGCCGCCAGCGCGCCGGCATCAGTCCGGCCAACGCTTCGGCGCCGGTGCCGTCGAGCGCGCGGTCGGACTGCTGCACGCACGCTTCGTACAGCAGCCGCGTCGGCATGCCGGCCGGGTCGCAGTAGGGCTGTTCGGCATGCGCGTGCGCCCGCTCGAACACGGCTTCCAGCGCGTCGAGGTCGGGGCGCAGCACATGGTGGCGCAGGCCGAGGTGGGCGGCGATGCGCGCCGCGGTGGCGGATTCATCCAGTGCCGCGTCGTCGAAGCCGACCGACCACGCTTCGATCGTGTGACCGCCGTGCCGGGCCAGTGCGCACAGCAGGGCCGAATCGACGCCGCCGCTGAGGAAGGCGGCTGGTGCGCGTGCGCCGTCCAGGCGGCGCGCGATGGCGGCCAGCAGGCGGTCATGGATTTCGTCGCAGGCGGCGCCGTAGTCCGTCGGCAAGGGCGGCGCTGCCGCATGCGGCAGCGCGCGCACGCCACTGCTGTCGAACACCAGCGCGGCGCCGGCTTCGAGCGCGTAGACGCCGTCATGAATCGTGTTCGGTGCAGCGATGTCGAGAAAGCGCAAGAATTCGTCGAGTCCGCGCGGCGAGGTGCCGGGCCGGGTCGGCAGCTGCGCGAGCAGTGCGTCGAGACCGGTGGCGAAGTGCAGGCAGCCCTGTGCGTCGCGATGCCAGAACAGCGACACCGAGCCGGCCGGGTCGCGCGCCAGCAGCAGGCGGCGTTGTGCGCCGTCGCAGGCGGCCAGCGCGTAGCGGCCGTCGGCGTCCGGCGCGACGCCGTCACGCAGCGGGTCGTTCAGCGTTTCGCCGCGGAACAGCT encodes:
- a CDS encoding glycosyltransferase family 4 protein; the protein is MRDWTGEAMNAPDARFLVITELFQPTKGGTAVWFDEVYRRMGGAGTHILTADVPGAEEHDRASPNTIHRLGLKRYPWLRPESLPVYLEFFVKTLSVGWRHPVTQIHAGRVLPEGLVAVRAGRLLRLPVVIYAHGEEITTWRQPRRVKAMREAYCGAQLVIANSEFTRGLLLDMGVQPERVVIINPGVDTERFRPGLDGSKLRASLGLKPDAKLILSVGRLSRRKGFDYVMQSVPELVRRGLDVHHAVIGKGEDAEYLAGIRAASAMPERIHLLGGVSAEDLPLWYAASDLFAMPNRDIGADTEGFGMVYIEAAACGRTSLTGMAGGTGSAVLDGETGLRCDGNSLPAVTEALFRLLDPTTGFGTACAARAETRAHRDFSWAAVMQQTVEHTRDLKR
- a CDS encoding asparagine synthetase B family protein, translated to MSKICGWLDGPNPPNAPLDDRTGLIGSMAERLGGLSDAGVQFRLGGRAAVAVRARPGDTEVCKDGDLLLALAGKPSWADADLAARAAHTGMAQSLLQAWRERGPALLESLRGRFSLAVVDGARHEALLAIDRVGAQELCYALRGSTLVFGATTDAVTAHPAVRPAIDPQSLYDYLYCHMVPAPATIYRDVFKLLPAQYVHLRDGALRTGFYWSMPYADDTPDDYARYAAQFRELLESSVRDATTRDSVGAFLSGGTDSSTVAGMMARVAGRGPDTYSIGFDADGFDEMEFARIAAGHFGCTAHEYYVTPADVAEAIPKIAAIYDEPFGNASAVPTYFCARMARADGRTLMLAGDGGDEIFGGNARYADQEVFERYGRVPAPLRAILNGVLGHLPDALAVGVLRKGRNYVQRASIPLPDRMEVFNHVEREGASRILPERLLRGIDPDHPRAIAREVYGRTRSNAMVNRMMHLDLKQTLADSDLRKVSRMCELADIEVHYPLLDERLMDFSAMLPADYKVRDGQLRWFFKDALKDFLPQATITKSKHGFGLPFGLWMQQDPQLSRMAHDALDALAQRGVVQPAFVKHLLERHRSEHASYYGVMIWVLMMLEHWLAAHPNARLDG
- a CDS encoding glycosyltransferase family 4 protein, which encodes MSLHSASSTPSQQDLTPASLAAARPLRVLMYSTYFPPEFSGAAQQALMLARQLRRLGHHVEFVTVRWRDLPEHDTVDGFPVTRLYAGRGVKHRELRLWANLCAYVWRRRHEFDVLHSHGAYYTNAIVGPLARAAGLKSIVKASLANDDLHDIGRTLSGRLHRALLRQVDACVAISRDLVREFNDCGLPAERIHYLPNGVDTALFHPADAADRQALRTELGLPADVPVALYAGVMDARKNIEWLATQWVQQDAFGTCALLVAVGPQSREDPNGELIARLNALGRQAPQRFMLRPRSADVERYLRAADLLVLPSHREGLPNVVLEAMASGLPCVAADVSGTRDLVQHGRTGYTYSPDDPQALALAVCSGLSPAGRALGENGRRIAEEQFSLHSVAQGYSRLYDRLVGAHR
- a CDS encoding asparagine synthetase B family protein, with the protein product MNATAHGHFDPRSGQLTLSPEWSRPPAAAGDLHLAGELFRGETLNDPLRDGVAPDADGRYALAACDGAQRRLLLARDPAGSVSLFWHRDAQGCLHFATGLDALLAQLPTRPGTSPRGLDEFLRFLDIAAPNTIHDGVYALEAGAALVFDSSGVRALPHAAAPPLPTDYGAACDEIHDRLLAAIARRLDGARAPAAFLSGGVDSALLCALARHGGHTIEAWSVGFDDAALDESATAARIAAHLGLRHHVLRPDLDALEAVFERAHAHAEQPYCDPAGMPTRLLYEACVQQSDRALDGTGAEALAGLMPARWRRIAHDHVARVPAPLRRVIAGTLQALPLLGGYARMFRFDVAQDLFIRWNGFTATDIARLTGRAADLSATRFYREHAALAGSSHLQRLSVLQGEAQPDDRIRQAALATGLRVEHPFGAADVSRLLQAMPEAWSWQAGREKRLLRDLLARHVPEAIWDTPKRGFNIDLVALLRGHDHRLVQRHLGDAAAIERTGLDPAEVIRWRDRFIAGDTNAAHRVWGLINLAAWRARHDS